A window of Chitinophagales bacterium contains these coding sequences:
- a CDS encoding c-type cytochrome has translation MKWNFKENAILYVLVLAIIGIAVKEVLSYRSPAPMVQSTQLAEGWKAPSLFLDGELKGEEREAVIYGNEIVANTARFFGPEGQIAHLTNGMNCQNCHLDAGKREWGNNYSAVFSTYPKFRERSGSIESIPKRVNDCFERSLNGTALDSNSREMQAIVAYIRWLGKEVPKGKKPAGSGIVNLPYLDRAASPEKGALVYTAKCQSCHGADGQGQIDPTAYGYAYPPLWGKNSYNTGAGMFRVSRLAGYVRDNMPFNQSSHGAPALTDGEAWDVAAFVNSQPRPVKDLSGDWPDISKKPLDHPFGPYADGFSEQQHKYGPFGPIEAARKKN, from the coding sequence ATGAAATGGAATTTTAAAGAAAATGCCATTCTGTATGTATTGGTTCTCGCGATCATCGGGATTGCGGTAAAGGAGGTTTTGTCCTATCGTAGTCCGGCGCCAATGGTCCAATCCACCCAATTGGCGGAAGGCTGGAAGGCACCAAGCCTGTTCCTCGATGGAGAACTGAAAGGGGAGGAGCGAGAGGCGGTTATTTATGGCAATGAGATTGTGGCGAATACCGCACGTTTTTTCGGTCCTGAAGGACAGATCGCTCACCTTACCAATGGGATGAATTGCCAGAACTGTCACCTCGATGCCGGAAAACGGGAATGGGGAAATAACTATAGCGCCGTGTTCTCAACCTACCCCAAGTTTCGCGAACGGAGCGGGTCCATTGAATCCATTCCCAAAAGAGTAAATGATTGTTTTGAGCGCAGCCTCAATGGAACGGCCCTTGATTCAAACAGCAGGGAAATGCAGGCCATTGTGGCCTATATACGCTGGTTGGGTAAAGAAGTGCCTAAAGGAAAAAAGCCTGCCGGTTCAGGAATTGTGAACCTTCCCTATTTGGATCGTGCGGCAAGTCCGGAAAAAGGAGCCCTGGTGTACACTGCCAAATGTCAAAGTTGTCACGGAGCCGATGGTCAGGGACAAATTGACCCCACTGCTTACGGTTATGCCTATCCGCCTTTGTGGGGAAAAAACAGTTACAATACCGGGGCTGGAATGTTTCGCGTGTCACGATTGGCCGGCTATGTGCGGGATAATATGCCCTTTAATCAATCCAGCCATGGTGCGCCTGCCCTCACCGATGGGGAAGCCTGGGATGTAGCGGCCTTTGTCAACTCCCAACCGCGACCGGTAAAGGATCTTTCCGGTGATTGGCCGGATATTTCAAAAAAACCATTGGATCATCCATTTGGTCCTTATGCCGATGGATTTTCTGAACAGCAGCATAAATACGGGCCGTTTGGACCAATCGAAGCAGCCCGTAAAAAGAACTAA
- a CDS encoding OprD family outer membrane porin: MLLARYFLLLLFISRAWPLFAQHQELTDQPGLWRGQSDKQADTLSLLSAFKRGTLQGHFRYFFMATDNTRPYRDYYAHAMGGGIKYETAPFHGFRMGVSGFFAFNIGSSNLSDPDPLTGQMNRYEIGLFDIKDPANRTDIDRLEELYLQYEKKRTTIRVGRQLINTPFINLQDGRMRPTEVSGVWTETSIGLSTRVQAGFLYKVSPRSTVNWYNIGSSIGVYPTGISPNGERSGYAGYIKSKGILLMGLHHKWPGGLEGSIWNQFVENVFNTTLIQADWKTKPKAGTHWLAGIQFIQQNAVNAGGNSDPVHTYYEPRGQARTFGIRVGLASNRWEANLNYNRITAKGRYLMPREWGREPFFTFMPRERNEGLGDVHALVLKLGYKIPAQRIKLAAAAGYFDLPDVKDYALNKYGFPSYAQFNVDLRYEFGGWLKGLDAQLLAVYKARTGPDPGEGKYIINKVDMLLWNLVFNFHF; this comes from the coding sequence ATGCTCCTGGCGAGATATTTCCTGCTCCTGCTGTTCATCAGCAGGGCCTGGCCTCTTTTTGCCCAGCACCAGGAATTGACAGATCAACCGGGGCTATGGCGTGGCCAGAGTGACAAACAAGCGGATACGCTCTCCCTACTCAGTGCATTTAAACGAGGCACCCTGCAAGGGCATTTCAGGTATTTTTTCATGGCTACGGATAATACGCGCCCTTATCGGGATTATTATGCCCATGCAATGGGTGGAGGGATCAAATATGAAACAGCACCATTTCACGGGTTTCGAATGGGCGTCAGTGGTTTCTTTGCTTTCAATATTGGTTCCTCAAACCTCTCCGATCCAGATCCCCTGACCGGGCAAATGAATCGGTATGAGATCGGTCTATTTGATATTAAGGATCCTGCCAACCGCACGGATATTGATCGGCTGGAAGAACTCTATCTTCAATATGAAAAGAAAAGAACAACGATTCGTGTTGGCCGGCAATTGATCAATACTCCTTTTATCAATCTGCAGGACGGGCGTATGCGTCCAACAGAGGTTAGCGGAGTTTGGACCGAGACGAGTATCGGGTTAAGTACCCGCGTACAAGCTGGTTTTCTGTATAAGGTCTCTCCACGAAGTACGGTCAACTGGTATAATATTGGTTCATCTATTGGAGTGTACCCAACTGGTATTAGCCCTAATGGAGAACGCTCTGGTTATGCCGGTTACATTAAAAGCAAAGGCATTCTGCTGATGGGGTTACACCATAAATGGCCTGGTGGTTTAGAAGGGAGTATTTGGAACCAGTTTGTGGAGAATGTTTTCAATACCACCTTGATTCAGGCTGATTGGAAAACAAAACCAAAGGCAGGGACCCATTGGTTGGCCGGAATCCAGTTCATTCAACAGAACGCTGTCAATGCAGGAGGGAATTCAGACCCGGTGCATACTTATTATGAGCCACGCGGCCAGGCCAGGACCTTTGGCATCAGGGTTGGATTGGCATCGAACCGCTGGGAGGCAAATCTGAATTACAATCGGATTACGGCTAAGGGTCGATACCTGATGCCACGGGAATGGGGCCGTGAACCCTTTTTTACCTTTATGCCCAGAGAGAGAAATGAAGGTTTAGGGGATGTACATGCCCTGGTGCTAAAGTTGGGATATAAAATACCGGCCCAACGTATAAAACTGGCAGCGGCCGCCGGGTATTTTGACCTTCCGGATGTTAAGGATTACGCCCTGAATAAGTATGGTTTCCCATCCTATGCTCAGTTCAATGTTGACCTGCGCTATGAATTTGGAGGCTGGCTAAAAGGACTTGACGCCCAGTTATTAGCTGTTTATAAGGCACGTACCGGACCGGATCCGGGTGAGGGTAAATACATTATCAACAAAGTGGACATGCTGCTTTGGAACCTGGTATTTAACTTTCACTTCTGA
- a CDS encoding MBL fold metallo-hydrolase — MKIEQIYTGCLAQGAYYIESDGEAVIIDPLREVEPYIQKAERNGARIKYVLETHFHADFVSGHLDLSKKTGAPIVYGPNAKPAFDFYAAKDGEELKVGKATIKVLHTPGHTMESTCYLLKDEHGKDVGLFSGDTLFIGDVGRPDLAQKVKADLTQDMLAGYLFDSLRNKIMPLSDDITVYPAHGAGSACGKNMSKETTDSLGNQKKTNYALRADMTKEEFIKEVTTGLVAPPAYFPLNVMLNIQGYESIDTVLERGLKGLSPEAFEAAANETGALLLDVRDAQTFSKAFVPNSINIGLSGSFAPWVGAMIPDIKQEILIITDPGTEEEVVTRLSRVGYDHVIGFLEGGIEAWKKAGKETDSIRSITAEELADILDKEPGANVLDVRKNSEFLSEHIIGAENAPLDFINDSMSQIDKNATTYVHCAGGYRSMVFTSILRARGFDNLVDVKGGFKAIKETNRFKVSDYVCPTTLL, encoded by the coding sequence ATGAAAATCGAACAGATCTACACCGGATGTCTGGCGCAAGGCGCCTACTACATTGAAAGCGATGGGGAGGCCGTGATCATCGATCCGCTGCGGGAGGTAGAACCTTATATTCAAAAGGCCGAAAGGAATGGAGCCAGGATCAAATATGTATTGGAGACTCACTTCCATGCGGATTTTGTTTCGGGTCACCTCGATTTGTCAAAAAAAACCGGAGCACCGATCGTATATGGCCCCAATGCCAAACCTGCGTTTGATTTCTATGCGGCTAAAGATGGCGAAGAATTGAAAGTGGGAAAAGCCACCATCAAGGTTTTGCATACACCCGGGCATACCATGGAAAGTACATGTTACCTGCTAAAAGATGAACATGGCAAAGATGTTGGATTGTTTAGCGGGGATACGCTTTTTATTGGTGATGTTGGCCGTCCCGACCTGGCGCAAAAAGTAAAAGCCGATCTGACACAGGATATGCTGGCAGGTTATTTATTTGATTCCCTTCGTAATAAGATCATGCCCTTATCCGATGATATCACCGTTTACCCTGCGCATGGCGCCGGTAGTGCCTGTGGTAAGAATATGAGTAAGGAAACCACTGATAGCCTGGGAAATCAGAAGAAGACGAATTATGCCCTGCGCGCCGATATGACAAAAGAAGAGTTCATCAAAGAGGTTACCACCGGATTGGTTGCACCACCCGCTTATTTCCCTTTGAATGTGATGCTGAATATCCAGGGTTATGAGAGTATTGATACGGTATTGGAACGTGGCCTGAAGGGGTTAAGTCCCGAAGCATTTGAAGCGGCTGCCAATGAAACAGGTGCTTTATTGCTTGATGTGCGTGATGCGCAGACCTTCTCCAAAGCCTTTGTCCCCAATTCGATCAATATCGGTTTGTCTGGCTCTTTTGCTCCCTGGGTAGGTGCCATGATCCCTGATATCAAACAAGAGATCCTCATCATCACTGACCCGGGTACGGAGGAAGAAGTGGTTACCCGTCTTAGCCGGGTGGGCTATGATCATGTGATCGGATTCCTCGAAGGAGGGATCGAAGCCTGGAAAAAAGCAGGTAAAGAAACGGATTCCATCCGCAGCATAACAGCGGAAGAACTGGCGGATATCCTGGATAAAGAACCAGGTGCCAATGTGCTGGATGTACGAAAGAATAGTGAGTTCCTGAGCGAACACATCATTGGAGCGGAGAATGCACCACTCGATTTTATCAACGATTCGATGAGCCAGATCGACAAGAATGCAACGACCTATGTCCATTGTGCAGGGGGCTATCGTTCCATGGTCTTTACCTCGATCCTGCGTGCCCGTGGGTTTGATAACCTGGTAGATGTAAAGGGTGGGTTCAAAGCGATCAAGGAGACAAATCGATTTAAGGTGAGTGATTATGTGTGCCCCACAACTTTGTTATAA
- a CDS encoding YeeE/YedE family protein, with the protein MKESNTVKIEAPLVSEVEDNVDFEVRSLDTMCVNESHQQHPWWYNFKYMVVGIVFGIVFVKAEIISWFRIQEMFRLQSFHMYGVIGTAVVVGAISVWLIKRFNIKTIYGEKIEFHPKKFSKGQIYGGLLFGLGWGLTGACPGPLFAQIGTGILVIGVVVLSAIAGTWTYGYFREKLPH; encoded by the coding sequence ATGAAAGAGAGTAATACTGTTAAAATTGAAGCACCGTTGGTAAGTGAAGTGGAGGATAATGTGGACTTTGAAGTTCGCTCGCTTGACACCATGTGTGTGAATGAATCGCATCAGCAACATCCCTGGTGGTATAATTTTAAGTACATGGTCGTTGGGATCGTGTTTGGGATCGTATTTGTAAAAGCAGAGATCATATCCTGGTTCCGTATTCAGGAAATGTTCCGTCTCCAGAGTTTTCATATGTATGGGGTAATTGGAACGGCTGTTGTGGTTGGAGCGATCTCCGTTTGGTTGATCAAGCGGTTCAATATAAAAACCATTTACGGGGAGAAGATTGAATTTCACCCCAAAAAATTCAGCAAAGGACAGATCTATGGGGGTTTATTGTTTGGGTTGGGATGGGGATTGACCGGTGCATGTCCCGGGCCCTTGTTTGCCCAGATCGGTACAGGCATTCTGGTGATCGGGGTGGTTGTATTAAGTGCCATTGCCGGTACCTGGACCTATGGTTATTTCAGGGAGAAACTCCCCCATTAG
- a CDS encoding YeeE/YedE family protein — MTELLKQPWPWYVAGAIIGLIVPALLILGNKHFGISANLRHTCAACFPAGINFFKYDWKKEIWNFFFVAGIFAGAFIAAQLLANPAPVQVHPNLVNELEQYGIKDRSNLMPADLFSMESLFSLRGLIMLIGGGFLVGFGSRYAGGCTSGHSIMGLSNLQWPSLVATIMFMAGGFLMVNLILPHILRL; from the coding sequence ATGACAGAGTTATTGAAACAACCATGGCCCTGGTATGTGGCAGGCGCGATCATCGGGTTGATCGTTCCGGCCCTATTGATCCTGGGCAATAAGCACTTTGGAATTTCGGCAAACCTCCGACATACCTGTGCGGCCTGTTTCCCGGCCGGTATCAATTTTTTTAAGTATGATTGGAAGAAGGAGATATGGAATTTCTTTTTCGTAGCGGGCATTTTTGCAGGCGCCTTTATTGCCGCACAATTACTGGCCAATCCGGCCCCTGTGCAGGTACACCCCAACCTGGTGAATGAACTGGAACAATATGGAATCAAAGACCGCTCAAACCTGATGCCTGCCGACCTGTTTTCCATGGAAAGCCTGTTTAGCCTGCGTGGATTGATCATGCTGATTGGCGGAGGGTTTCTGGTTGGTTTTGGTTCAAGGTATGCCGGAGGCTGTACTTCTGGTCATTCTATCATGGGGCTTAGTAATCTTCAATGGCCATCCCTTGTCGCCACCATCATGTTTATGGCAGGTGGTTTTCTGATGGTGAATTTGATCCTGCCACACATCCTTCGTCTTTGA
- a CDS encoding rhodanese-like domain-containing protein yields MLSLFKKLFGGTPVDFKQLMNEGALIIDVRSPGEFKSGHIKGAINIPLDQLSSKISDLKKKNKKLITCCRSGSRSGMAKGMLRSAGLDCVNGGPWDSLNRKIS; encoded by the coding sequence ATGTTATCCCTGTTCAAGAAGCTTTTTGGCGGGACCCCGGTTGACTTCAAACAACTGATGAATGAAGGGGCCCTGATCATTGACGTGCGTTCACCGGGTGAATTCAAGAGCGGTCATATTAAAGGGGCGATCAATATTCCTCTTGATCAACTGAGTTCTAAAATTTCTGACCTGAAGAAAAAGAACAAAAAGCTCATCACCTGTTGCCGCAGTGGTAGCCGTAGCGGAATGGCAAAAGGAATGTTGCGGTCTGCGGGTTTGGATTGTGTGAACGGTGGTCCCTGGGACTCTCTGAACAGGAAAATCAGTTAA
- a CDS encoding bifunctional metallophosphatase/5'-nucleotidase, whose amino-acid sequence MPQPHVPQCRCNSCEQEVISRAEKEIHVKNSLQGRRDFLRQAGKVGLGIGGGLALSPLAASAMNGEDARYQQQQIDKSHAIRDGKAQRLTILHTADIHSQLMVHDEFFWENNAPVYRSRGGFATLKSMIDTLRKKNPGNTLVIDGGDCFQGGGVAALSEGKAIVPLMNHIGYDIMLPGNWEVVYGKEMMMKDMFGYDGAKVCANMFHETDDEFKGDLIFPPYYVQQIAGLRIGFIGYNDPLTPKRQSPAYSAGIRFTAPEQNVAKYIRLLKEYEQCDMVFLLTHMGLAQQIGLSNKQEVKGADFILGADTHERVREPISGAYSKVTEPGAFGSFLARLEVVVEKGEVKETNYQLLDVDPARYKPDREMQRLVEKAREPYKEKLDTVIGYTKTPLVRYFVIETPMDNFITDAIMWKFSPDIALSNGFRFCPPLVPDPEKGVAPITRDYLWSMLPVDSEAKIGRITGKQLLDWLEKELENAFATDPAKRFGGWVVRFKGMEVNFTIGNARGKRVNSVTVKGQPVEPEKTYTFVACEREGDPDTTICRVDGVKEPRRLGATLHTIIEEYLAVHSPVSPVLEGRCTATDAPQTLLTQLMGFGYEFR is encoded by the coding sequence ATGCCCCAACCTCATGTCCCCCAGTGCCGGTGTAATTCCTGTGAGCAGGAAGTTATTTCCCGGGCAGAGAAAGAGATACATGTAAAAAATTCCTTGCAGGGTCGTCGCGATTTTTTACGCCAGGCCGGAAAGGTAGGACTGGGAATTGGAGGTGGTTTGGCGCTATCACCCCTGGCCGCTTCGGCCATGAACGGTGAAGATGCCCGGTATCAGCAACAGCAAATAGATAAAAGCCATGCCATTCGGGATGGGAAGGCGCAAAGACTTACAATTCTTCATACGGCCGATATTCATTCCCAGTTGATGGTCCATGATGAATTTTTTTGGGAAAACAATGCTCCGGTGTATCGTTCCCGAGGAGGTTTTGCCACCTTGAAATCCATGATCGACACCCTGCGAAAGAAAAATCCGGGAAATACACTCGTAATAGATGGGGGCGATTGTTTTCAGGGTGGAGGTGTAGCAGCCCTAAGCGAAGGCAAGGCCATTGTACCCTTGATGAATCATATCGGGTATGATATCATGCTCCCGGGAAACTGGGAAGTAGTGTATGGCAAAGAGATGATGATGAAAGATATGTTTGGCTATGATGGGGCAAAGGTTTGTGCCAATATGTTTCATGAAACCGATGATGAATTCAAAGGGGACCTGATCTTCCCGCCTTACTATGTACAACAGATAGCGGGGTTACGGATCGGGTTTATCGGATACAATGACCCACTCACACCTAAGCGTCAATCGCCAGCGTATAGTGCGGGAATCCGCTTTACCGCACCCGAACAGAATGTAGCCAAATACATTCGCTTGTTGAAGGAGTATGAACAGTGTGATATGGTATTCCTGCTTACGCATATGGGTCTTGCCCAACAGATCGGGCTTTCCAATAAACAGGAGGTGAAAGGGGCTGACTTTATTTTGGGTGCAGATACACACGAACGTGTACGTGAGCCCATTTCCGGAGCCTATTCCAAAGTTACCGAACCAGGTGCTTTTGGTTCCTTTCTGGCCCGGTTGGAGGTGGTGGTGGAAAAAGGCGAAGTAAAGGAAACGAATTACCAATTACTGGATGTTGACCCGGCACGGTACAAACCCGACAGGGAGATGCAAAGATTGGTGGAGAAGGCCCGGGAACCCTATAAGGAGAAACTGGATACGGTGATAGGGTATACCAAAACACCGCTGGTGCGGTATTTTGTGATCGAGACACCGATGGACAATTTCATCACAGACGCCATCATGTGGAAGTTCAGTCCGGATATTGCGTTAAGCAATGGCTTCCGATTTTGTCCCCCATTGGTTCCAGACCCCGAAAAAGGGGTAGCACCCATTACCCGTGATTATCTCTGGAGTATGTTGCCCGTGGATAGCGAGGCCAAGATCGGTCGTATTACTGGTAAGCAACTGCTTGACTGGCTGGAGAAAGAGCTGGAGAATGCATTTGCTACCGACCCGGCCAAACGGTTTGGTGGCTGGGTGGTCCGGTTCAAGGGCATGGAGGTCAATTTTACCATTGGGAATGCCAGGGGAAAAAGGGTAAACAGCGTAACGGTCAAAGGTCAACCGGTGGAACCGGAGAAGACCTACACCTTTGTTGCCTGTGAAAGGGAAGGAGATCCTGATACAACGATTTGCCGGGTAGATGGGGTTAAAGAACCACGCCGGTTGGGAGCCACCTTACACACCATAATCGAAGAATATCTGGCCGTTCATTCCCCTGTTTCACCAGTACTGGAAGGCCGGTGTACCGCAACCGACGCTCCGCAAACCCTGCTGACCCAGTTGATGGGCTTTGGCTATGAATTCAGATAG